In the genome of Metabacillus litoralis, the window GCCGCTTCTCCAATAGCATATAAATTCTTAATACTTGTCTCCCCTTTATCATTTGTAACGATACCACCCATCAAAAAATGCATGCCAGGCGCTACGGGGATTTTTCCAGATTCAAGTTTTACTCCATATTGTCTGCAAAGTGCAGAAATCGTGGGAAATCTTAAAGAAAAGTTCTCGATCATAGAGATATCTAGAAAAACACGATTTCCTTTTCTCATTTCATAGAAAATGGCTCTTGAAACAATATCTCTTGAGGCCAAGTCAGCTTGAGGATGCAATTTCCTCATAAATGCTTCGTCATTTTGATTAATTAAAATGGCTCCTTCTCCTCGAACAGCCTCAGAAATAAGACCAACACACTTTCCATCTATATGAAGCATCGTAGGGTGAAATTGAATAAATTCCATATCAGCGATGTTTGCTCCTGCTCTATATGCCATTGCAATTCCATCACCTGTGATTACATCAGCATTTGAGGTATGGCCATAAACAGCTCCACAGCCACCACTTGCAATAATTGTTTTACTTGCTAGGTATTGCTGACATTCCCCTTTGTCGTTCTTTGTATAAACACCAACACATTTTCCATTGTCAATCACTAGCTCGATCGCCATTTCATTTTCAATCATAGAAACATATTTCTTCGTCTTCTGATACAAGAAAGTAGTCAACTCTTTTCCAGTTGCATCTCCACCAGCATGAATAATTCGATTCCTACTATGAGCCCCTTCTTTACCAAGCAATAATTGTCCGTATGAATCAGTATCAAAATTCATTCCATTTTGAATTAATTTCTGGATTTCAGAAGGACCATCTTGTACAAGGTACTCAACATTCTGCACATGATTATGATCACAGCCAGCAGCCAAAGTATCTTCATAATGAAGCTTCCAAGTATCTTTTGAATCTACAGCAGCAGCGACTCCACCTTGTGCAAGCATTGAATTACTTGCTGACCATGAAGACTTTGTAATGATTGTGACATTCAGGTAACGAAGATGATACGCAGCAGAAAGTGCCGCAAGTCCACTACCGATAATAATAACATCTGTTTGAGGCATAACACCCCTCCTGTAATTTACACCTGTCTTGACACCTATATTTACATAAATTTAAAATAATGACAAGAGTTTTTATTTCGATCTTTGTAAGATTATTAGAGTAATAGGAGGGATACCGTGATTTACCTTGACTATGCAGCAACAACACCAATGAGTGACAATGCTCTTCACATATATACTAAAGCCGCAAAAAATGCTTTTGGAAACAGCAGCAGCTTACATGATATTGGGGAAATTTCAGCAAAAACACTACATGCCTCTAGAAAAATCATTGGAGATTCTATTGGGGGAAGTGAAAAAGGCGTTTATTTTACAAGCGGAGGTAGTGAAGCAAATATAATTGCAATTCAATCTTTATTAAATGGCTTAGATTCTAACAAAAAACATTT includes:
- the nadB gene encoding L-aspartate oxidase, with the translated sequence MPQTDVIIIGSGLAALSAAYHLRYLNVTIITKSSWSASNSMLAQGGVAAAVDSKDTWKLHYEDTLAAGCDHNHVQNVEYLVQDGPSEIQKLIQNGMNFDTDSYGQLLLGKEGAHSRNRIIHAGGDATGKELTTFLYQKTKKYVSMIENEMAIELVIDNGKCVGVYTKNDKGECQQYLASKTIIASGGCGAVYGHTSNADVITGDGIAMAYRAGANIADMEFIQFHPTMLHIDGKCVGLISEAVRGEGAILINQNDEAFMRKLHPQADLASRDIVSRAIFYEMRKGNRVFLDISMIENFSLRFPTISALCRQYGVKLESGKIPVAPGMHFLMGGIVTNDKGETSIKNLYAIGEAACTGVHGANRLASNSLLEGLVFGQRLATYLLSQPFEHQSTTNFSLHSNEISHYDNKKLPTKHEIQEIMTKYVGIQRTEEELLIAKQWFESYQDQVSFWDINVKDFTIDEIERTNMLTVGWLITTSSLSRTESRGGHYRLDYPNQVEKWHRKQVFRSKNEMVVGV